Proteins encoded by one window of uncultured Draconibacterium sp.:
- a CDS encoding aminotransferase class I/II-fold pyridoxal phosphate-dependent enzyme, translated as MKRVPIYGCEFHTIPLKTKIFNSMKNTGFTTTALNVPYAKQDPHNALQMPLYESVAYEFDSAEQIEANFRGEYIAHVYSRTASPTVEYFELKLKALTQSHGAIAVSSGMAAITNTIMALTKSGDNIISGNRLFGHSYALFQKTLSEFGLETRFCSLSNEEEIEKLIDENTRAIYFETVTNPQLDIADIEMLSRVAKKHQLLLVADSTITPPNVFNANKFGVNIEVMSTTKYISGGATSFGGAIIDQGNFDWNLNPNTASYTKKFKANAFLMKVRKNVYRNTGGSMAPQTARFQIQGLDILELRVERCYQNCLALGEYLSSNPKVRKVSYPGLESDERYPLAQKYFNGVPGTIMSFELESKAACYSFMNKLQIIRRATNLNDNKTLIIHPHSTIYAEFTEDERIAAGINDRMMRLSVGIENVDDLIADIEQALK; from the coding sequence ATGAAACGAGTCCCAATTTATGGGTGCGAGTTCCATACTATTCCGTTGAAAACAAAAATTTTTAATAGTATGAAAAACACCGGATTTACTACTACCGCACTAAATGTTCCCTACGCTAAACAAGATCCACACAACGCACTACAAATGCCCTTATACGAGTCGGTTGCATACGAGTTTGACTCAGCAGAACAAATTGAAGCCAATTTCAGAGGCGAATACATTGCCCATGTTTACTCCAGAACAGCAAGCCCAACAGTTGAATATTTTGAGCTGAAGTTAAAAGCATTAACGCAAAGCCACGGAGCAATTGCAGTAAGTTCGGGAATGGCGGCCATTACGAATACGATTATGGCGCTCACCAAATCCGGAGACAACATTATTTCAGGTAATCGATTGTTTGGTCACAGTTATGCCTTGTTTCAAAAGACACTTTCTGAATTTGGACTGGAGACACGGTTTTGCAGTCTGAGCAACGAAGAAGAAATAGAAAAACTTATCGATGAAAACACTCGGGCCATATATTTCGAAACAGTAACCAATCCTCAATTGGATATTGCAGATATTGAAATGCTGTCACGTGTTGCGAAAAAACACCAACTGCTATTGGTTGCCGATAGCACAATTACTCCACCCAACGTTTTTAATGCAAACAAATTTGGAGTAAATATAGAAGTGATGTCGACAACAAAATATATATCAGGAGGAGCAACTTCATTTGGTGGCGCTATTATCGATCAAGGAAATTTCGACTGGAACCTTAATCCAAATACGGCGTCCTACACCAAAAAATTTAAGGCCAATGCGTTTTTGATGAAAGTAAGAAAGAACGTGTATCGAAATACCGGTGGAAGTATGGCTCCACAAACTGCCCGCTTTCAAATTCAGGGGCTCGACATTCTGGAGCTTCGGGTTGAAAGATGTTACCAAAATTGCCTGGCACTGGGAGAATACCTGAGTTCAAATCCTAAAGTCAGGAAAGTAAGTTACCCGGGTTTGGAATCTGATGAACGTTACCCGCTGGCTCAAAAATACTTTAATGGTGTTCCGGGCACAATAATGAGTTTTGAGCTGGAATCAAAGGCGGCCTGTTATTCGTTTATGAACAAGCTGCAAATCATTCGCCGCGCCACCAACCTGAATGATAACAAAACACTGATCATTCATCCGCACTCAACCATTTATGCCGAGTTTACCGAAGACGAAAGAATTGCGGCAGGCATTAACGACCGTATGATGCGTTTGTCGGTGGGGATTGAGAATGTTGATGATTTAATTGCTGATATTGAGCAAGCGTTAAAGTGA